The Treponema succinifaciens DSM 2489 region AAACAGCTGGCAGAATTCAGTCTCAAGATAGCAGGCTGTTGTAAAACCTGTGGGAAAGAAAACATAGAAAAATTTACTTTTCCACAGACTTTTTTAGTATACAGAAAACTAAATAGCAATTAGAATAAGAAATCTTAGAATTTTATTTTCTGAAGTTTTATTTTGGCAACATTGCCAGTAATCCCTTTAATTATTATGGGCATTATAGTTTTTTTATCTGTATCGGCACAATTGTTATGAAAGAAAATCTCAAGAGAAAAACAAATTTAATAAAAGAATATTTAATTACACAAGGCATACTAGAAGAATCTGAATGCATTTTTAAAATGGATTTTTTCCCAGATTTTGAATATACAGATTTTCAGAAAGGAAGAATTCAAACTTATTACTTTCATGAAGAAATAAGTTTTTCAAATATATATTCTGACATTATTTCATATTCAGAAATAACCCCACATATATTCCCTGTAAATGAAAAACCAGATTTTTTAAAAAATATAACTAATCTGAAAAAGATAAATAATATAGATAAAGAAAAGTTTTTAGAAATAAAAATTCCTGATAAGTTCGATTTATTTGAGCTACAAAAAATACATCTTTATTCTGTTGACAACATAGAAAAAACATTGAACTATGATTGCACATGTAAAACAGAAGGTGCATTTATAGGGAATGACTTTATCGATATTTATTGTACCGTGCATTTATGTGGAATAACTAACAATATTAATTCATGTGATTTATACAATCAGCTTATAGTTGATAGCTATAGAAAATATCAGAGCAAAGACTATAGAATGGCTTTTTTTCTTATGTTTTCTGCATTTGAATGTTTTATAAATACTAAATTAGGAAAACAAGATGAAGAAAAAAGACTTAAAGAGAAAAAAAATGAATTGTTTAAGTCGATATTTCCAACCTTAAATGCAAATCAAATATACTCTTGCATTAATATTAAAAAACATGAAAAAATAAGAAATGAGATTGCGCATGGCAGGAAAGAACTTTATACAGAAAAGTCATCCGTTGATGATATTTATTTTGATTTTATTTCTTTGATTATTTCTTACAACGAAAAGATTGAAAAATTATATCAATGTTTCGAATACTCTATCTTAGAAAAATAAAATATATCACCAAAACCAGAAACAATCTTGATGATATATTCTTGAACTATTAGAATTCCAATTACTTATTCGCCCTTACTCCGTCAGTAACCTTGTCGCCAAGCTCTGATGAGCCGGAGTTCTTAGCGTTCTGCTGCTGATTTCTTTCCTCCTCGGCTGCAATCATCACTTTGAGAGCCGCATTGTCTCCAGCCATTTTTCCCTGCCTGTTTTTCTCATCCATGAATTCCTTATGCGTCATATTACGCTGACTTCCTGTGCGCTCATCAAATTTCGTGGCAGTCTTGAAATTAGAATTTGAAGATGTTCCAAATATTTCTCCAGCATGTCCTGCCGTAGAGCCTTGACCTGAGATTCCATGGGCACTAGCTCCTCCTGAACCGCCGGACGCTCCGTGTCCGCCACCACCAAGTCCAGTCATCTGCTTAACCTTATCCCAGCCAGGAATGGAATCGTGTCCTTTCGAGAATTTCTCGAATCCAGATTTTACACGGTCTTTTAAATCTGAAGTCGCAACCGCTCCCATCGCCTTGAAAGCCGCCATGTTGCCCTGCTTCCTGTTTCCGCCAAGCCGTGCGACCTGCCTTGCGGCATTTTTCCTTGCCGAGTTGAGTTTTCCGGCTTCTCCTGCAATGTTCGTGCCTGTGTTGACCGCGCCTCTCACCGCATTTGCACTGGCAGCCTTCATTCCGCCTGCCGTCGCAGCAGCAGTTCCAGCCGCCGCGACAAACTCGCCCATGCTGAGCTGAGGCTGGCCGGTCAGGATTGTCTGCGCAATCTTCGGAGCGTTCTGCGTCATCACGTAGCTCAAGACAGCATTGAAAGCCACATCCACAAGAAGCCACACAATATCGAATCCGTCCGATGTGATTGTATTTATAGTGAACTCTATTATCAGATAATAGACGAACATCAGGCACAAGGTTATGACAATCATCTTGACCATGAAGCTTATAAAAACCGGCACGAGCTTTTTCGGGATGTCCTTAGTACCGTCAAAAAGAAGCAGCGGAATGAAGATGACTCCGACAGCCGCCACAATCGTGAACTCAATCACAGTCATGATGTACTGAACAAGCGCGAATATCACGCAAAGCGCAAGCACAATCACGCAGAACCACACAACGATTCCGTCAAGAACAAACTGCATGCCGCTTTGAATGGTTCTTCCTGCAGAAACAAACGGATTCAGTTTCGCCGCATCGATTTCCTCATTTCGCTGAATAAAAGCCGAGGTGTTTTTCGAGTGCATTATATTCGCCGCAAGAAGCGTCATTCTTATAAGCGCGCCAGGAGACAGATAGAAAGTCTCATTGCCGTCGGCGTCCTTTATGAATATGTCAAGAGAAATGTACGTGTCTGTATTGTCGCCAATCTTTGTTCCGTCCAGATTTCTGTCGCCAAGAATCGCATTTATCGCCTTGAAAGTCTCAGCCTGAAAAAGGCTCTTGAATTTCTTATTCTCATCGTCAGATTTGTCATGTCTCTGCTCTGAAAGCTTCCTGTTCATCTCATTTGAATCCCATCTGTTGCCCCCTTTCAAACCCGGAATCGCACCTGAAGCTTTTTCAACAAAATCATTGTAGCTGTCCTTGTTTCCCAAAGACTGCGGAGAATGCTCGTCAAGCCTGGACTTTGCGTCCTCGTCATTTCCAGCCTCGATTGAATTCACGGTCGCAAGGTCAGCCTCTATAGACGAGCGCATGGCTTTCAGCTCGCTAACAATAGCGTCCTTCGCGCCGCCTGCCTTTATTCCTATCTCGCCCGCGATTCCGCCGATTCCAATTACAATCGCCGGATAAAGGTTCAAAAGAAGAAGATAGCCGACCCATTTAAAGATTGTGTCCCACCAGAAATCCTTGACTGTCATGCGCGACATCGCGACCTTGAAGCCTGACCAGGCAAGCCCGATGAGGCCGAACAGATTTCCGTACATTGCAGCCCACTTATATCCCTGCGCCATAACGCCGCCGAAATATTCAAGTGTCTGCACAAGAGGAAGGTCAAACGCGTCCATAAATCACACCTCCATCTGCACTATCTTTTGTAGCGCGAGTTAATTGTCTTCTTTCTGTAGTAGTCAGTTTCCTGCGCCTCTCGTGTGCTAGCCTGCTCCGCATCCGCCTTGTTCTGGTCGGCAATCATCTTCGAGGCTGTAATCGCGCAAAGGTCATTTATGCCGAATCCCAGCTGTGAAACTTCCTGAATAAGCTGGTCTGTAAGCCTGAGCTGTGCCTCGGCAATTCCGGCTTCCGTCGGGTTTCCGTTAGAGTCAAGGTTGCCCTCAAGAGCCGCCTGAAGAATCGTGTTGTTCTTCATGGCAATCTCCTCAAGTTTCATCCTTTTCGCCTCCTCCGTTGCCGCCGCCATAACCTCGCTGCACTGCTTCTTTACAGAATTCACACTCTGCTGCACAAAAGCGTAGTTCTGGGGGCTTATTCCATACTTCACCCAGATAGCCTTCTTCTGGTCTTCCTCAAGCCCATCCGTCAAACTGCTGACAGTCTTCTGCATTGTTTCGGACATAAACTGCTTATAGTCCCTGCAGGCAGTCAGAAGATTCTTGTCATTTTCCCACAAGTCGTCCTGATTGTTAGGATTTATTCCGCACAGGTCTGCGATTGAATACTTCACATTTCCGCAACTTATCGATGGAGTTGTCATCATCTTCTTTATGTTTCGTGCGGAAGTAAGAAGCCTGTTCACACGCTTTGTCGCGTCCCTTATGTCGTTTCTTATATCAAAGTCGCCGTCAAACGAGATATTGTCCCAATCAATGCTTTTAGCACGCTCAACCTGCTGCTGAATCATGTTGTACTGGTTCTCAATTTGGGTAATTGTGTTCATCACCATGTCATATCCCTGATATAATTGGTCAATTCCATTAAGCCAGCCCGAAACATCAAAAACCGGCCATCCTCCAGCCATCACATTCTGCGTCATGAAAACTGCCATTCCAAAGGAAAGAGCAATTCTGCTTATTTTTTTTCTGATATTTTCCATAATAAACTCCGTTTTCTGTTTTGTTTTTATGAGGAAAGAAGCATTTCCCTGTATTTTGAGTAATCAAGAGAACGCGCGTCTTTTCCGATTTTCTTGTATTTTTCCCTGACCGCATCAAGAAGCTCAAAGGCAAGTTCCCTTGTTGTGTTTCGTCCGTACTTGCTTTCAAGGTTGTCCAGAAGCTCGTGGTCGCTTGAAATCAGCGCGAGCTGGAACGCATCAAGGTCAAGGGTGAACATCCGGCTTCCGTTCGGGTTTTTGAAATAATAGTCCCTTTTCATGACCGCCTCTGACAGAGCGGCTATCTCGCTGTCTGTAAGCCCGAAATCCCTGTAGCTTTCTGCGGTCTGAGCCGCATTCTCGTCAGCAAGATAAATCTTTGTAAGGCACTGCTGGACTATCGTGTCGCGCAATGACGACTTACTAGCAGCACTGACTTCCTGTGTCGCGAATATACAGAACACTTTTTTCTTTCTTAAAGTTCTGAGCCATTCCTGTATAAAACCTGAGAAAACCGGATGCTGGAGATAGAGCCATGCCTCGTCAAGAAACAGAAAAGTCAGCGGCTGTCTCTCTCCATGCGGAACTGTCCAAAGCTTTTCAAGATAGCGGAAGATGTACATCAAAGCCGGAGCTACAGCCTTTTCTGAAAGGCGCATGAGGCTTCCCATCTCTATTGTCATCAGCTTGGAAAGATTCAGTGTCGTTTTGTCCGCGTCAAATATTGAGCCGAAAGCTCCACCTCGGCAGTACGGATCAAGTCCTGTTCTTATCGTGTTGTCGCCAGTGTCCGGATCTGTGTAGTTCACATACTGCTGGAACGATGTGAGGTCGTGCATAGAGCTGTCCTTTTCAGAAAGAAGCATAAGTGTCTCGCTTATCGCCTTGCTCATTTTTGGACTTGTCTCAATATTCTGCTGGACAAGAAGGCTTTCAATAAACTGCTGACACCACATCAGGCTTTCGCGGTATTCGCCTTCATTGCATTCTTCAGGATTCAGAAGCTCGCTCAGCGGCTGGAACGCCACATCGTCTTTTCCAGGCTCCACATAAATTCCGCCGGAAGCAACCATAAACGCACGGCTTGAAAGCTGCTTGTCAATACAGACAATATTCGCGTCCCTGTACTTTGTAGCCTGCGCCATGAGAAGAGCCATGAGCGTTGACTTTCCTGCTCCTGTCGGTCCGAAAATAAAAGTATGCCCTACATCGCGCACATTCAGATTTAAGAAGAACGGAGTTCCGTAGCTTGTCGAGCAGGTTACAAGAGGAACAGCAGAGCCGCAAGTTTCAAGCGTAAAGTCGTTGTAAAGCATCCCCTGCCATGCGGAGCTTAACGGAATAATGTTAGACATGTTCTGCGTGGATATTAGCGGACGGCGGATATTCGCATAGACGTTTCCGGGCATCATCCCCTCCCACGCCTCCATGTTGTTCATTTTTTCTTCCATGCACGAAAATCCGCATGAGCGCACAACCTGCTGAAGTTTCCTTGATTTTTCCTTTGCCACGGAGAGTTTTTTGTCCCAGCACATAAGGCTGCTTGTGTAATAGCCGAGAACATAGCTTCCCATCGCGATGTCCGCCTGAATCTGGTTAGCCTCACTTTCCATCGCGACAGCGCCTGAATTCTCGCGGTCAATTTCAACATTTGCGGCAAGTTCTGTGATAATCGTACCTGCGCTTTTTCTTGCGGAGTACATCCGCTTCTGGTACTTGTCCGCCTCTTTGGAAGACATCTCCTTGCTCATCGGAATGAACCTTGTCGTCCACCGGAACTCCTGCATTGTCCGGTTCAGCTTGTCAAAGACAGCAGGATAAGTGCTGCTCGGAAAATCCATCACGGCGATTATTGGAACATAATAGTCCCCGATTTTAAGCGGCATTGAGGTCTTCACGTCCATATCGCAGATGTAGTTGTCAAGGAAAAAGAAAGTGTTCTCAGGATAGAACATATCCTGCCGTCTCATGCTCACCGATGATTTTATGTAGCTGAAAAGCTCCGAGTCATCAAGCCTGTGGCACCAGATTTTTGTCGAGAGAGTTCCCATCGCCTTGTCAGTTTCGTCAAGGAAATTCTCGATTTCCTTTTTCATTCCGGAAAGATTTTCCGTGCCGTGAGAATGCTTCTCGTTTACACTCTTCTTATTTCCGCTTCTGAAAAAAATCGATGCAGCCTTGTTCTCGATGTCTCCCGGAAGCTGATACACAAACGAGATGTAATAGTCGGTCGTGAAATGCTCGCCGAACTTGTGGTAGTTCTCCGCGCGCCTCTGGTCTATGAGCCAGCCCGCAAGGTTCGAGAATTCGCCTGCTGGATAGTCTTTCGTCTTGTATCTCTTGCAGTCGAAAAAAATCGCCCAGCCCTCCTGCTGAGCCAGAGCCATTGTCGTGCGGTTGAACAGAGCCGCCATAGCTGCAGTTGAAGCCGGGGATGACGACTCAAGGTCGGGATATTCAACCTGGTACGATGTCATCAAAGCGCCATTCTTCAAAAGGCAGACACCGGGTGACATTATGAATGAGTAAGGGCTGATATATTTAAGCATATTCGCGCTTTCCTTGTTCAGCCTGAAAAAGTCAAGAAACGGCACATCCATCAGACCGCCCTCCACAAGTTAGGCTGCATGAGCCTGTCAAAAAGAATCGTCATCATATACGGGTCGTCCTTGCAGAGAATTTTCGCCGCTACAAATAGAACAATCCCGATTGGAAAGCACCAAACGCTCACAAGGTTCATCAGCACAATTGTAAGAACAAGAATAACCATAGCAGGAGTAATTCCGATTCCAAGCACGACATTCGGCTGAAGAAGCACACGGTGAACCGGCACTGCATAGTCATATAAGGTAGGTTCGTTTTCCAAGTTGTCCTCCAAGAAAATTAAGATTCAGACAGATAGCAGAAGTTCTAGCATCTGCCGTCCGTTTTTCCCCTTTATGCGATTCCAGCAGACAAGGAATTCACCGCAGGAATGATTTTTTCTGTCATTGAAATCTCAAAATTCAAGTCGCCGAGAAAGTAAGCGCAGATTCCTGACGAGCACAGAAGAATCAGAGTTCCGATTATCCACGGAGCGAACTTTTTGAGAATCTGTCCGCCTCCGCCCTGCTGCCCTGCGACAACCACGCCGATAGCCTCGATTATCAGCGCGACAAGAAGAAGGACTTTCACCCATGTTGACTGCAAAAGCGATAGGATTTTGTCGCCCCAGGTGTCAAGCTGCTCGATAGTGTCGCCGCTGCCGGCCGCGAATGTAGGGGCTATAATCATGAACAGCATGAAAACCGCCATGAGAAATTTTCTGTCTGTTACAAAGCCTTTTATTTTGAGAACGGCTTTTTCTGTTTTTTCGGACTTCATAAAATACTCCTGTATGTCCTGGACTGAATTTCTAGTTTCTGTTCGTGTTCTCAATTTCTGTTCAAAAAAAGGCTAAAAATTTCTATTCGTGAATGAGGCTCGCCTCATAAAAATGTTTCTGTTCGTAAGCCTGAAAATGTATTTTCCTGAGGAACCTCCTTTCAGCTGATGAGATTGTTGCTCTCAAGGTCTTCCATGAACGATGAGCTTCCCATCTGTTTCGTTTCGACAACCTCGCTCACAACCGGGCCGTTCCTTGTCGGCCTCATGTGTACAAGAAGCTGCACAGACTGAGCCACATCAGGGAGTTCTCCCGGAAGAACCTCTCTCAAAAGGTCTCGGATTCTTGAAAGCATAGACAGCGCGCAGTTCGCATGGACTGTTGTACATCCGCCTGTATGACCTGAATTCCACGCCTTCAAGACCTCATTTGTAACATCGCCGTAGCGAAGCTCACCAAAAATAATTCGTTCAATATCACATCTCATTCCGATTCCAACAGCTTTAAGACAATCCTTTCCTTCTGCCCAGATTGGAACGTAATCTCTTGCCCTACACTGAATCTCGCTTGCATCCTCGACAATGTAGAAGCGGTCATCCGGCGTGAATTCCCTCATTTTGTCTATAATCGCATTCAATAAAGTTGTCTTTCCGCTTCCAGTCTCGCCGCCAATGACAATATTAGAGCGTTTTCTTATATGCTCTATAAGCAGGTCATAGCGTTCCTTTGTAATCCGTCCGGCGTCAAGATAGCTTTCAATAGAGAAAATCTTTGCCGGAGGACGGCGTATAAAGTACATCGGATTGCGAGCGGCACGCGGAGGCAAAATTCCCTCAATACGAACTTTCCACTTTGGAAGAACGCCCTCCACAATAGGATTATGAGGGTCTATAGTAACGCCGAGAACAGCCGCCGTGGCATATATGATTCTTGTTGTGGTCTGGTCGTCAAAAAAAATTCCTGTAAACTTTTTCCCCATTCCAAAACCTTTGACAATAAGCTCGCCGTTTATTCCAATCGCGATGTCAGTGACGTTTCTGTCCTCGATAAACGGAACAATCAGCCTCATGTCGTCCTCAAGGTTCTTTATCCACTTGTCAATCTTAACCTGCTGTCCGAATCCGTCCATTCCTGTCATGATTGGTCGCCTCCCTGCTCGTAAGCGTCAAGAATCATGCTTTCAAGAACCCCTGAATGGTTGGACTTGAGAATCTTCGTGCAGTCCCTGACGAATCTTTCGTATTCAATGTTCACAAACTCGTCGCTGTTTATCTGCCTATTCGGAAACATCTTCATGATGAATTTCGTCTGCTGCATGACAATCAGTGCGAGAAGCTCTACTTTGTTTTCCAGATAGCGGATTTTTCTTGAGTTCTCCACCAGCGAGGCATGAACGATTTCTGAGTCGCTCATACTGCGGTTGATATAGTTGCTCAACGCCTGGCGGATAATCTCGCTTTCAGTCGTGTTATGCTCAAGAGCCTTGCTTTTTATTAAATTTTCCATCTGCTCCGTCATACGAAGTTGCTTCAGTACGCCGTATTTCACATAGCTTTCTTTCTTGTTGTTCTTCACCGCTCAATCTCCTTTTCATGATGATTCTTTGAATGGGATTTCTGCTCCAGTCTTTTGTGAAGCTCGATGTTTTCTTTTTTAAGCCGGGAATTCTCATATTTCAGCCTGTCAACCATTTTCACGGTATTCTTGAATCCGTCCAATACACCGTGCTCGCACTCGCGCTCAAGACCGTCAACATTCACGGTTGTCTTCCCGTACAGCACTTTGGATTCCGAGCTTTGTTCTGCTGATGTTGACTTTTCAGCGTTTTGTGTTATATTTGCTCGTGGAGGTTCGGCTTTGCCGTTCGCTCTGGTCGGATTGACCGTCACCAGCTGCTTGCCAGTTGCACGCTCAATCACTTGCCCGATTTCATCTGATGCATAAATCAGCTGCCCGGGCATTTTTATTTTTGCATTAACTGTTGACTTTTCATTAATTTGTGTTATCTTATCAATGGAAGCGATAACAGCTCCCACCTGTCTGCTGATAGAGAGGAATTCAGGTGCATAGCCATATTGCGCGTTCACCGCTTTTATGGCATCTGCCGCTTCTTTTTTGATGGCATTGTTTTCATCATTCTCTGCAAAGCCTGTTATAACCCAGTTTTCATCACTTCCAAGCCATTGTTTTGAAACACCGACAAATATAGAATTTTTTCTGATATTAAGCCTGTTCTTTGAGATGTCATCAGGAATTACGGTTTCTACAGTGTCTTTTATCAGATAAAGCAATGCGGAAATTTCCTTTTCATCAAGTCCGTCTTTTCTGTAGCGGCCGTCTATGATGTGCTTTATTCCGAATCCACCTGTGTTTTTTTTCTCAAGATTTCCGAGAGTTCCGTTAGCAAAAACAACATCTCCAAGAACAGGATTCTTTATTATCATCGAGCTGTCCTTTTCAATGACTTCCGCAATCTGGGAAAAAACTGCAAGCTGCTCTTTATTCTTATCTTCCATACTTCACTTCCGTTAGAATTTTGTCTCGCGACCGTCGTCCGCAAAAATGTCAAAGTCGCCTGGAATCGACTGCGTTACTTCTATTTTCTCAATCCGCTCGATTGTCCTCTGTATTGAGCTGTCCACGTTGAAATGTTTCTTATGATGGCTCGGAAGCTTTTTAAGCCTTGCGTAAATCTCGTTCATCTCAGGAACTTTTCCGAACGCCTTGTCCTTGAATCTAGGGTCTTCGTAATAGACAACCTTCTTTCCCTTGTATGGCGGCATTTGACCGTTGAACACAATGCAGCGCGAGAAGTCCATTTTCATAAGCTCGTCCGGATTCACAAGGCTTGTCTGCGTTTCCTGCGAACTTCGCGATATATTGCTGAATCCGGCCTGCCACTTTGTGCCTGAGCTTGATATGTTGTCCAGAAGAACGGAGCGGTTTCCGATTGTCTCTGAAAACTGCCTTGCGTCCTTTATGTTTCCCGGAGCAAAAAGAATGATGGTCTTGCAGTGGTCAAGGAACGGATGGTTCTCGCCGTAGACATCGACAATCTGGTTCAGCGACTGGCTTACGATAAAGAAAGTGACTCCGTAGCCCGCGAGAATTCCGGCGTTCAATGCTATGTCCGGGAAATATCCAAGCACCGGGAACTCGTCCAGAAGAAAGAGGCACGGAATTTTGAGCTTGACGGCGTTCGCGTTTGTCGTTCCGCTTGAAAATTTCTTAATCATGAAAGTGATTATCATCCTGAACACAGGGCTGATTCGCTTGATATGGTTGTACGGAACAATTAGATAAAGGCTGATTCCGTTCTTTCCGTCGATAAAGTCATCCACGCTGAAATCCGAATATGCGGTTGCGTTTTTAAGCAGCGGATCCTGGAACAGGGAAATCTTGCTGAATACAGTCGAGTATGTGGAGGCGCGCTCCTTCGGTGTCTGCGTCTCCGAGCGGTTCGCCGCCTTTACAATAAGCTCGTGGATAAGAGAACTTTCGTGTCCTGAGTCGTCAACATGGACTCCTTCCTCCCTCATCTGCGCAAGCATGGCAGAACCCGGTCCGCCGCTCTCCTCGTCATCGCCCTTGCTGTCATCGCCGCCTGCCTGGCTGAAAATATCAAGGACTGTGGAAAGATTCTTGTCTTTCCATGCGATGTACCGGCAGAATCGCACGTGCATGACAACGCCTGCGAAAATATCGCGCGCAGTATTGTTGAAGTACTGCGTAGCTCCGTCTGAGGCAGCCTTCGCGTTTTCCGCTCCGAAGAAAATCTCGGCAATCATGTCAGCCCAGGAGAACGCCTCGCTCGGGCTGTCGGGAATCTCGTGAATCGGATTGTAGTGCGCGGTGTCGCCGTCAGGGTCGAGAGGACGGAACGGAATGCACGTGCTGAACTTGGAGCGGTAGCCTGCTGAAGCCTCCCAGTTCTCGCCCTTCGGGTCGAAAATCACCATCGAGCCGCGCCCCTTTATGACTTTCTTTCCAGTCTTGCTGTCTATTCCCCAGTATGGAACGCCGTAGCTCAGGCAGGTCGGAATTACAGTGCTGACGCCCTTTCCGCTTCTGGTCGGGGCAATCATCCAGGTATTTGTGCGTCCTGAATGGCACACAACAGGCGCGACATGGACTTTCCTGGTAACAAGATTCTTCGGAAGGTCAAGAACAAAG contains the following coding sequences:
- a CDS encoding type IV secretion system protein, which encodes MDAFDLPLVQTLEYFGGVMAQGYKWAAMYGNLFGLIGLAWSGFKVAMSRMTVKDFWWDTIFKWVGYLLLLNLYPAIVIGIGGIAGEIGIKAGGAKDAIVSELKAMRSSIEADLATVNSIEAGNDEDAKSRLDEHSPQSLGNKDSYNDFVEKASGAIPGLKGGNRWDSNEMNRKLSEQRHDKSDDENKKFKSLFQAETFKAINAILGDRNLDGTKIGDNTDTYISLDIFIKDADGNETFYLSPGALIRMTLLAANIMHSKNTSAFIQRNEEIDAAKLNPFVSAGRTIQSGMQFVLDGIVVWFCVIVLALCVIFALVQYIMTVIEFTIVAAVGVIFIPLLLFDGTKDIPKKLVPVFISFMVKMIVITLCLMFVYYLIIEFTINTITSDGFDIVWLLVDVAFNAVLSYVMTQNAPKIAQTILTGQPQLSMGEFVAAAGTAAATAGGMKAASANAVRGAVNTGTNIAGEAGKLNSARKNAARQVARLGGNRKQGNMAAFKAMGAVATSDLKDRVKSGFEKFSKGHDSIPGWDKVKQMTGLGGGGHGASGGSGGASAHGISGQGSTAGHAGEIFGTSSNSNFKTATKFDERTGSQRNMTHKEFMDEKNRQGKMAGDNAALKVMIAAEEERNQQQNAKNSGSSELGDKVTDGVRANK
- a CDS encoding TraG/VirB4 family ATPase, yielding MDVPFLDFFRLNKESANMLKYISPYSFIMSPGVCLLKNGALMTSYQVEYPDLESSSPASTAAMAALFNRTTMALAQQEGWAIFFDCKRYKTKDYPAGEFSNLAGWLIDQRRAENYHKFGEHFTTDYYISFVYQLPGDIENKAASIFFRSGNKKSVNEKHSHGTENLSGMKKEIENFLDETDKAMGTLSTKIWCHRLDDSELFSYIKSSVSMRRQDMFYPENTFFFLDNYICDMDVKTSMPLKIGDYYVPIIAVMDFPSSTYPAVFDKLNRTMQEFRWTTRFIPMSKEMSSKEADKYQKRMYSARKSAGTIITELAANVEIDRENSGAVAMESEANQIQADIAMGSYVLGYYTSSLMCWDKKLSVAKEKSRKLQQVVRSCGFSCMEEKMNNMEAWEGMMPGNVYANIRRPLISTQNMSNIIPLSSAWQGMLYNDFTLETCGSAVPLVTCSTSYGTPFFLNLNVRDVGHTFIFGPTGAGKSTLMALLMAQATKYRDANIVCIDKQLSSRAFMVASGGIYVEPGKDDVAFQPLSELLNPEECNEGEYRESLMWCQQFIESLLVQQNIETSPKMSKAISETLMLLSEKDSSMHDLTSFQQYVNYTDPDTGDNTIRTGLDPYCRGGAFGSIFDADKTTLNLSKLMTIEMGSLMRLSEKAVAPALMYIFRYLEKLWTVPHGERQPLTFLFLDEAWLYLQHPVFSGFIQEWLRTLRKKKVFCIFATQEVSAASKSSLRDTIVQQCLTKIYLADENAAQTAESYRDFGLTDSEIAALSEAVMKRDYYFKNPNGSRMFTLDLDAFQLALISSDHELLDNLESKYGRNTTRELAFELLDAVREKYKKIGKDARSLDYSKYREMLLSS
- a CDS encoding VirB3 family type IV secretion system protein: MENEPTLYDYAVPVHRVLLQPNVVLGIGITPAMVILVLTIVLMNLVSVWCFPIGIVLFVAAKILCKDDPYMMTILFDRLMQPNLWRAV
- a CDS encoding TrbC/VirB2 family protein; this encodes MKSEKTEKAVLKIKGFVTDRKFLMAVFMLFMIIAPTFAAGSGDTIEQLDTWGDKILSLLQSTWVKVLLLVALIIEAIGVVVAGQQGGGGQILKKFAPWIIGTLILLCSSGICAYFLGDLNFEISMTEKIIPAVNSLSAGIA
- a CDS encoding ATPase, T2SS/T4P/T4SS family, whose product is MTGMDGFGQQVKIDKWIKNLEDDMRLIVPFIEDRNVTDIAIGINGELIVKGFGMGKKFTGIFFDDQTTTRIIYATAAVLGVTIDPHNPIVEGVLPKWKVRIEGILPPRAARNPMYFIRRPPAKIFSIESYLDAGRITKERYDLLIEHIRKRSNIVIGGETGSGKTTLLNAIIDKMREFTPDDRFYIVEDASEIQCRARDYVPIWAEGKDCLKAVGIGMRCDIERIIFGELRYGDVTNEVLKAWNSGHTGGCTTVHANCALSMLSRIRDLLREVLPGELPDVAQSVQLLVHMRPTRNGPVVSEVVETKQMGSSSFMEDLESNNLIS
- a CDS encoding type IV secretory system conjugative DNA transfer family protein produces the protein MRDKEEFIRTDPDAAHKVYWLAVLNWIVPILCILTGLILTTQKFAVLMNHDYSVIGRPLFILNGSYRVYNPLIFILGMIKYAFDDVYSYYFFQAAPAVFIGLVVAVLLFFITSVIVSAHQKNQHIHGTARWATRKDLEKFGMLQPRGVICGQLSSANVGYHTDKEKQSFVLDLPKNLVTRKVHVAPVVCHSGRTNTWMIAPTRSGKGVSTVIPTCLSYGVPYWGIDSKTGKKVIKGRGSMVIFDPKGENWEASAGYRSKFSTCIPFRPLDPDGDTAHYNPIHEIPDSPSEAFSWADMIAEIFFGAENAKAASDGATQYFNNTARDIFAGVVMHVRFCRYIAWKDKNLSTVLDIFSQAGGDDSKGDDEESGGPGSAMLAQMREEGVHVDDSGHESSLIHELIVKAANRSETQTPKERASTYSTVFSKISLFQDPLLKNATAYSDFSVDDFIDGKNGISLYLIVPYNHIKRISPVFRMIITFMIKKFSSGTTNANAVKLKIPCLFLLDEFPVLGYFPDIALNAGILAGYGVTFFIVSQSLNQIVDVYGENHPFLDHCKTIILFAPGNIKDARQFSETIGNRSVLLDNISSSGTKWQAGFSNISRSSQETQTSLVNPDELMKMDFSRCIVFNGQMPPYKGKKVVYYEDPRFKDKAFGKVPEMNEIYARLKKLPSHHKKHFNVDSSIQRTIERIEKIEVTQSIPGDFDIFADDGRETKF